Below is a window of Buchnera aphidicola (Pemphigus populi) DNA.
GTTTTAAAAAAATCAAAAAATCATTCTTATTTAACACGTGCCATAGGAAAAAATGGTGGAATTATTTCTACTGTACCACGATTTTTTTATTTAAGAAAAAAATTTACTTTTTCAATAATATAACTTTTTTAACTTTAAAGATTTTTAAAATATGCCCGAAGGCGGAATTGAACCGCCGACACGGGGATTTTCAGTCCCCTGCTCTACCAACTGAGCTATTCGGGCGTTAATTTATTAATACATTAAAGTAAAAGTTATGTCAATAATTTTATTATTGTGGAATATAAAATAATATGTTTTATGTTTAATAGATTTTAATGTTTTTAATTTAATATTTTTATTATTAATCATTTTTATATTAATTTTCATGCTTTTATAATCAATTCAGGATATACTGTTATTAATATTTACTAATTGACATAGTAATCAATTATTCATATTTAAAATTAAAATTAATGATAAATCATTTTATCTACATGTTTTATATGTTGAATAACTATTTTAAGATTAAATATTTTATGGATATTGATGTTATCCACAATATGTACGCAAGAGTAAAAATTATATATATAATAAAATAAAAAAATAATACCCCTTGAAAGTTTTAATTTGTATCCATATATAATATACATACCAAGATACATATTCTATATTTTGTTTTTAATCATGTTGATTGTATAAAATCAACTTTAAAAAGGAAATTTTACATGAAAATTCGTCCGTTGCATGATAGAGTTATTATTAAACGACAAGAAGTAGAATCTAAGTCGGCAGGAGGTATTGTATTAACAGGTTCGGCAGCAGGAAAGTCAACTCGAGGAATAGTGACAGCAGTCGGTAATGGTCGAATTTTAGATAATGGTGAATTAAAAGCACTAGATGTTAAAATCGGTGATACTGTTATTTTTAGTGAAGG
It encodes the following:
- a CDS encoding co-chaperone GroES produces the protein MKIRPLHDRVIIKRQEVESKSAGGIVLTGSAAGKSTRGIVTAVGNGRILDNGELKALDVKIGDTVIFSEGYGAKVEKIDNEEFLILTESDILAVVED